The Saccharopolyspora gloriosae genome window below encodes:
- a CDS encoding alkaline phosphatase PhoX — MQRRHFLRAAVLGAGTSVAFGFSVTRQAIAFPALPGPSPYGDLLAADANGIRLPDGFTSRVLARATETVTGTGHTWHSAPDGGACFADGDGWIYVSNSEVPLTGGASALKFNGAAEITDAYPILSGTTQNCSGGATPWNTWLSCEETDRGAVHETDPWGGRAAVRHPAMGLFKHEAAAVDPDRKVVYLTEDESDGCFYRFVPTTWEDMSAGTLQVLTEDGSGLAWADVPDPAATTARTREQVAAAKHFDGGEGAYYRAGTCYFTTKGDNRVWAYDAERDALAVAYDDDIPDPPLTGVDNITGTAAGDLYVAEDGGNMEICLITPDDVVAPFLRVEGQDGSELCGVAFSPAGDRLYFSSQRGTSGVSSGGITYEVTGPFRG; from the coding sequence GTGCAACGACGTCACTTCCTGCGCGCAGCGGTCCTGGGAGCCGGCACCTCGGTCGCCTTCGGCTTCAGCGTCACCCGCCAGGCCATCGCCTTCCCCGCGTTGCCCGGCCCGAGCCCCTACGGCGACCTGCTCGCCGCCGACGCCAACGGCATCAGGTTGCCCGACGGGTTCACCAGCCGAGTCCTGGCGCGCGCCACGGAGACCGTCACCGGTACCGGCCACACCTGGCACAGCGCTCCCGACGGCGGTGCCTGCTTCGCGGACGGCGACGGCTGGATCTACGTGTCGAACTCGGAAGTGCCGCTGACCGGGGGCGCCAGCGCGCTCAAGTTCAACGGCGCCGCCGAGATCACCGACGCCTACCCGATCCTGAGCGGTACCACGCAGAACTGCTCCGGCGGCGCGACGCCGTGGAACACCTGGCTGTCCTGCGAGGAGACCGACCGCGGCGCCGTGCACGAAACCGACCCGTGGGGCGGGCGGGCGGCCGTGCGGCACCCGGCGATGGGCCTGTTCAAGCACGAAGCCGCCGCGGTGGACCCGGACCGGAAGGTCGTCTACCTGACCGAGGACGAATCGGACGGGTGCTTCTACCGCTTCGTGCCCACCACCTGGGAGGACATGTCCGCGGGCACCCTGCAGGTGCTCACCGAGGACGGTTCCGGGCTCGCGTGGGCGGACGTGCCCGACCCGGCGGCCACCACCGCGCGCACCCGCGAGCAGGTCGCCGCCGCCAAGCACTTCGACGGTGGTGAAGGCGCCTACTACCGCGCGGGCACCTGCTACTTCACCACCAAGGGCGACAACCGCGTGTGGGCCTACGACGCGGAGCGGGACGCCCTCGCCGTGGCCTACGACGACGACATTCCCGACCCGCCGCTGACCGGGGTGGACAACATCACCGGCACCGCCGCCGGTGACCTCTACGTCGCCGAGGACGGCGGCAACATGGAGATCTGCCTGATCACCCCCGACGACGTCGTCGCGCCGTTCCTGCGGGTCGAGGGGCAGGACGGCTCGGAGCTCTGCGGCGTCGCGTTCAGCCCCGCCGGCGACCGGCTCTACTTCTCCTCGCAGCGCGGCACCAGCGGGGTCAGCAGCGGCGGCATCACCTACGAGGTCACCGGCCCGTTCCGCGGTTGA
- a CDS encoding uracil-xanthine permease family protein: protein MRGRTGFGWTLHGDGTTPRPGESVAPGERLTWGRTIGFGAQHVVAMFGATFVFPVLMGLDPNLAIMVSGGATILFLLVVQGKIPSYLGSSASFVGAVTAIRAGGGDTATVTGAILVSGAVLAAVGAVVHFAGPAVVHRLLPPVLSGAVVLLIGFNLAPVVAETYWPQDQWIALITMIIVVAGSVLLPGFLGRIAVFLGLAGGYLLSWAFDVLFGPITAPNADGVVGTHPRVDLSGVADAPWFGLPEVHAPSFSASAIIVVLPAVIALLAENTGHVKAVEEMTGTDLQGSLGRAVFADGFATTLSSALGGPPTTTYAENIGVMAATRVYSTAAYWVAALVAVGFGLCPKFGAVVAAIPGGVLGGITVVLYGMVGLLGVKIWVQNRVDFADPVNLLPVAAGVIAGIGDVSLTFTPSLSLSGIALGTVITLLGYHLLRAFRPARHE, encoded by the coding sequence ATGCGAGGGCGAACGGGTTTCGGATGGACACTCCACGGCGACGGCACCACACCGCGCCCAGGTGAGTCGGTGGCCCCCGGCGAACGGCTCACCTGGGGCCGCACCATCGGCTTCGGCGCGCAGCACGTGGTGGCCATGTTCGGCGCGACGTTCGTGTTCCCCGTCCTGATGGGACTCGACCCGAACCTCGCGATCATGGTCTCGGGCGGGGCGACGATCCTGTTCCTGCTCGTCGTGCAGGGCAAGATCCCCAGCTACCTGGGCAGCAGCGCCTCGTTCGTCGGCGCGGTCACCGCGATCCGCGCCGGCGGGGGCGACACGGCCACCGTCACCGGAGCCATCCTGGTGTCGGGCGCGGTGCTCGCCGCGGTCGGCGCGGTGGTGCACTTCGCCGGGCCCGCTGTCGTGCACCGGTTGCTGCCGCCGGTGCTGTCCGGGGCGGTCGTGCTGCTGATCGGGTTCAACCTGGCGCCGGTGGTGGCCGAGACCTACTGGCCGCAGGACCAGTGGATCGCGCTCATCACGATGATCATCGTGGTGGCGGGCAGCGTGCTGCTGCCCGGATTCCTGGGTCGTATCGCGGTGTTCCTCGGGCTCGCCGGCGGCTACCTGCTGTCCTGGGCGTTCGACGTGCTCTTCGGCCCGATCACCGCGCCGAACGCGGACGGGGTCGTCGGCACCCACCCGCGGGTGGACCTCAGCGGGGTCGCGGACGCGCCGTGGTTCGGACTTCCCGAAGTGCACGCCCCGTCCTTCTCCGCCTCGGCGATCATCGTCGTGCTGCCAGCCGTGATCGCGCTGCTCGCCGAGAACACCGGGCACGTCAAGGCCGTGGAGGAGATGACCGGCACCGACCTGCAGGGCAGCCTCGGGCGGGCCGTGTTCGCCGACGGCTTCGCCACGACCCTCTCCAGCGCGCTCGGCGGCCCGCCGACCACCACCTACGCCGAGAACATCGGCGTCATGGCCGCCACCCGCGTGTACTCGACCGCCGCCTACTGGGTGGCGGCGCTGGTGGCCGTCGGCTTCGGCCTGTGCCCGAAGTTCGGCGCCGTCGTGGCCGCCATCCCGGGCGGCGTGCTGGGCGGCATCACCGTGGTGCTCTACGGCATGGTCGGACTGCTCGGCGTGAAGATCTGGGTGCAGAACCGCGTGGACTTCGCCGACCCGGTGAACCTGCTGCCGGTGGCCGCCGGGGTCATCGCGGGCATCGGCGACGTCTCGCTCACCTTCACCCCGAGCCTGAGCCTCAGCGGCATCGCGCTCGGCACCGTGATCACCCTGCTCGGCTACCACCTGCTGCGCGCCTTCCGGCCCGCTCGGCACGAGTGA
- a CDS encoding NAD(P)-binding domain-containing protein, translated as MAEHEVEVEVVVIGAGQAGLSSAHHLSRSGFEPDREFVVLDADTGAGGAWRHRWPSLRIGGVHGIHDLPGLALEETDGARPASEVVSEYFARYEREFELPVRRPVAVRAVRRGPGDRLLVESGSDTWAARAVINATGTWTKPFLPHYPGQRTFTGRQLHVADYHDAAEFRGLRVAVVGGGISAVELLAEISEVAETTWVTRRPPVFGDDEFTPDRGRRAVAEVDRRVRAGLPPGSVVSVTGLPPTAAVERARERGVLDRNPMFERITPSGLRWADGGELPVDVILWATGFRAALDHLAPLGLREPGGGIRMDGTRVVAEPRLHLVGYGPSASTIGTNRAGRSAAREVRRLLAPALTAR; from the coding sequence GTGGCGGAGCACGAGGTCGAGGTCGAGGTCGTCGTCATCGGAGCCGGGCAGGCCGGGCTCAGCAGCGCGCACCACCTGTCGCGGTCCGGGTTCGAGCCGGACCGCGAGTTCGTGGTGCTCGACGCGGACACCGGCGCGGGCGGCGCGTGGCGGCACCGCTGGCCGTCGCTGCGGATCGGTGGCGTGCACGGGATCCACGACCTGCCGGGACTCGCTCTGGAGGAGACCGACGGGGCGCGGCCCGCTTCGGAAGTGGTCTCGGAGTACTTCGCCCGCTACGAGCGCGAGTTCGAGCTGCCGGTGCGGCGGCCGGTCGCGGTGCGGGCGGTGCGGCGCGGCCCCGGCGATCGCCTGCTGGTGGAGTCCGGCTCCGACACCTGGGCGGCTCGCGCGGTGATCAACGCGACCGGGACGTGGACGAAGCCGTTCCTGCCGCACTACCCGGGTCAGCGGACGTTCACCGGCAGGCAGCTGCACGTCGCGGACTACCACGACGCGGCGGAGTTCCGCGGGCTGCGGGTGGCGGTCGTCGGCGGCGGGATCTCCGCGGTGGAACTGCTGGCGGAGATCTCCGAGGTGGCCGAGACGACGTGGGTGACGCGCCGCCCGCCGGTGTTCGGCGACGACGAGTTCACCCCCGACCGCGGGCGCCGGGCCGTCGCGGAGGTCGATCGCCGGGTTCGGGCAGGACTGCCGCCGGGCAGCGTCGTGAGCGTGACCGGGCTGCCGCCCACGGCCGCCGTCGAGCGGGCGCGGGAACGCGGCGTGCTGGACCGGAACCCGATGTTCGAACGCATCACCCCGAGCGGGCTGCGGTGGGCGGACGGCGGGGAGCTGCCCGTCGACGTGATCCTCTGGGCGACCGGTTTCCGGGCCGCCTTGGACCATCTGGCCCCGCTGGGCCTGCGCGAACCGGGCGGCGGCATCCGGATGGACGGGACTCGGGTGGTGGCCGAACCCCGGCTGCACCTGGTGGGTTACGGCCCGTCGGCCAGCACCATCGGGACCAACCGGGCCGGCCGGAGCGCGGCCCGCGAGGTTCGCCGGCTGCTCGCCCCGGCGCTCACCGCCCGCTGA
- a CDS encoding class I SAM-dependent methyltransferase, translated as MTTSQQRPQTGKAGSVFADYRKFAARAARKPGLVGAVAPSSPYLAREMAAVVPRSRPAAAERTGPVVVELGPGTGALSRAVRDRLPEGGRHLAIELDGGMVEHLRADLPWLEVVQGDAAKLRTLLAEAGIDEVDAVISGLPWSIFSAELQRDILSEVGKVLAPGGAFTTFAYVHALGMAGARGFRRRLDGAFDEVLTSRTVWRNVPPARIYTCRRPGD; from the coding sequence GTGACCACATCCCAGCAACGGCCTCAGACCGGCAAGGCCGGATCGGTGTTCGCGGACTACCGGAAGTTCGCCGCCCGCGCGGCGCGCAAGCCCGGCCTGGTGGGCGCGGTGGCGCCCAGTTCGCCGTACCTCGCCCGCGAGATGGCCGCGGTCGTCCCGCGCTCGCGACCTGCCGCCGCGGAGCGGACCGGGCCGGTCGTAGTGGAACTCGGCCCCGGCACCGGCGCGCTCAGCAGAGCCGTGCGCGACCGCCTGCCCGAAGGCGGGCGGCACCTCGCGATCGAACTCGACGGCGGCATGGTCGAGCACCTGCGCGCCGACCTGCCCTGGCTGGAGGTCGTGCAGGGCGACGCGGCGAAGCTGCGCACGCTGTTGGCCGAGGCGGGCATCGACGAGGTGGACGCCGTGATCAGCGGCCTCCCGTGGTCGATCTTCTCCGCCGAGCTGCAGCGCGACATCCTCAGCGAGGTCGGCAAAGTGCTCGCCCCCGGCGGCGCGTTCACCACGTTCGCCTACGTGCACGCCCTGGGCATGGCCGGGGCCCGCGGGTTTCGGCGCCGGTTGGACGGCGCCTTCGACGAGGTGCTCACCAGCCGCACCGTGTGGCGCAACGTCCCGCCCGCGCGGATCTACACCTGCCGGCGCCCCGGCGACTGA